The segment GGTCGGGATGCCTTCAGAGATTGCTCAGCTCTGACTGTGGTCGACCTACCTGACGAGGGGCTACTAAGCATCGGCGATGGAGCTTTTTGTAACTGTGCTAGCCTGACAAGTGTGATACTACCCCGTACTGTGACGGAGATCGGGGCGTATGCTTTTAGCCAAAATCCACTACTTACGACAGTTCCCCTGCCCAAGGATCTCAAGCAGATCGGAGACTTCGCTTTCAGCGGCTGTAAAGTTCTCGGAGAGACCGATCTCCCTGATGGCATCGAAAAGATCGGAAAAGGGTGCTTCAAAGAGTGCCTCGCACTTACCAAGGTGCTTATACCAGCTTCCGTACAGCAACTTGGCGAAGGCGTATGGTCGCAATGTAGTAACCTCGAGCGAGTCGATATGCAGGCAGCCCTGTCTAGTCTACCCGCTGAGACCTTTGCTTACTGCACAGCGCTCCGAGAGGTGCAGCTCCCCACGAGCTTAGACACAATTGGGGCGGAAGCTTTTCGAGCCTGTCAAGCCTTGACAGCTCTGCCTCAGACGGCGCAGCTCAGCGTCATAGAGCGTGAAGCTTTCAGAGCCTGTGTGGGCTTCGAGAGTATCGAGCTCCCGAAGAGTCTGCGCTATGCTGGTGAGGGAGCCTTCAGTCACTGCACGACCCTGCGCACCATCACACTCCCCGAGCAGCCCGACAGTCTAGGCAGCCAGCTCTTGGCTTACTGCGATGCGCTTGAAGAGGTCTATTTCCCCAATAGCTTGACGCAGATCCCCCCTGCCGTGTGCTATGGATGCCCCGCTCTCAAGAGCGTTCAGATAGGAGCGCAAGTAGAGAGAATAGGTCATGAGGCGTTTGCGCTATGCGTCGGTCTAACTAATTTCACCTCAGCCAGTACGACACCACCAGACCTCGGAAATAATCCCTTTATGGGTGTGACGCTGGGACAGGCTACGCTCACTGTCCCCACAGGCGCTCGGGCAGATTATGAAGCCCGTGACGTGTGGCGAGACTTTGGCTCTATCAATGAGCGATCGTTTGCCTCTATAAGCGAGCGCCCCTCGGCAGTAACACCTATAATATATAGGAGTGGCAATCAGCTCATCCTCGACGGCACGACCGCGGGCGAGACCTACCGCCTATATAGTCTAGCGGGCGAGATCCTCACACAGGGGACTACACAAGACGGCACTACTACACTAGATGTGAGAGTGCTCCCTGCTGGGCAATATGTTCTAGTCGTAAGGCAAGACGCACGCACCATAACGCTCTAGATGAGCTTGAAGACCTCCTCAATCGCTCTACTACTTCAGCTTGAAGTAGCAGATGATCGGCTTGTGATCTGAGATCTCTGCGGTGCGGTCTACGTAGGCTGCTCGTGCCTCTATATGATCGCTGTAGAGCATGTGGTCGATCCGTACACCGATGAGTGACTTAAAGTAGTAGCTGTAGTTGGTCCCTCGCCCTGTCGTGGCGATCGCATCGTGCAGCCCTGTCGAAAGCCGATGGTGCGTGTAGGAGATCGGTGTGTCGTTGAAGTCTCCACAGATTAGCACGTAGGGCGACTCCTGGTAGTTGACATCTTGATAGATCTGCTCGACCTGCTTAGCCCGACGTACGAAGGGCGGGGAGAAGCGCCCTCCGACAGCTTGGGTGAAGCCCTTGGGGTTGCCTTCCTGCGCCAGCTGAAAGTAAAGCTTCTGCTCCTCTTTTGTAAAGCCAAAAGACTCTAGATGAAGGTTGTAGAGGACGAGCTTCTTCTCCCCAACGAGGATCGTAAAGACCGCTCCTCCGTTGAACTTGGAGTGCAGATCTATGGGACGTGTCGATAGGATAGGGTACTTGGAGAGTACGATGAGGCGGCTGCCGTGATCCTTGACGGCATAGGCGGAGCTGTAGTAGGGATACGCTTGCATGGTGTGGTGCAGACTACGCTCAGACATATACTTCGAGTCGTTGTCACTGAGCCACGCCTCCTGCAGACAGATGATGTCGGCATCGCTCTCGGCGAGATAATCGGTGGCTGGGTGCTGATCGTGTGCTCCTAGCTCGGCAAATTGAAAGGCGTTGGCATTGAGACTCACCACTTTGATCCAGTTCTCACGATCGATCGGGGGCGTCTGAAGCACTCGTATCGGGGCG is part of the Porphyromonas asaccharolytica DSM 20707 genome and harbors:
- a CDS encoding endonuclease/exonuclease/phosphatase family protein → MDSTTPTPVAPSQKHTQQPAKRRTLWGMIRGFWHTFVSFGNLLLLLLFVGALLSRYISPTTMTLFAYLGLFFPLLFALVVLQAIYWFIIRAWSRAVINTVMLLISLPTLLLYAPIRVLQTPPIDRENWIKVVSLNANAFQFAELGAHDQHPATDYLAESDADIICLQEAWLSDNDSKYMSERSLHHTMQAYPYYSSAYAVKDHGSRLIVLSKYPILSTRPIDLHSKFNGGAVFTILVGEKKLVLYNLHLESFGFTKEEQKLYFQLAQEGNPKGFTQAVGGRFSPPFVRRAKQVEQIYQDVNYQESPYVLICGDFNDTPISYTHHRLSTGLHDAIATTGRGTNYSYYFKSLIGVRIDHMLYSDHIEARAAYVDRTAEISDHKPIICYFKLK
- a CDS encoding leucine-rich repeat domain-containing protein — protein: MKQHQLSHLSDRLSSKQRFIGFVSLFVSFFAMSSTLLSAQTIEQGVLTAWPEATGEIIIPQSVTKIGNKAFQGNRNITAVTFSNGLEEIGDEAFMNCSKLTELTFPNSLQRIGFKAFYKCGGLTTIRFGTGLQELGSTAFSYCGKLTELELPASLITIGDNAFNYCRTLSKVTISEGTKLIGHQAFRLCKKLVSVQIPSSVDSIGRDAFRDCSALTVVDLPDEGLLSIGDGAFCNCASLTSVILPRTVTEIGAYAFSQNPLLTTVPLPKDLKQIGDFAFSGCKVLGETDLPDGIEKIGKGCFKECLALTKVLIPASVQQLGEGVWSQCSNLERVDMQAALSSLPAETFAYCTALREVQLPTSLDTIGAEAFRACQALTALPQTAQLSVIEREAFRACVGFESIELPKSLRYAGEGAFSHCTTLRTITLPEQPDSLGSQLLAYCDALEEVYFPNSLTQIPPAVCYGCPALKSVQIGAQVERIGHEAFALCVGLTNFTSASTTPPDLGNNPFMGVTLGQATLTVPTGARADYEARDVWRDFGSINERSFASISERPSAVTPIIYRSGNQLILDGTTAGETYRLYSLAGEILTQGTTQDGTTTLDVRVLPAGQYVLVVRQDARTITL